One genomic segment of Panicum virgatum strain AP13 chromosome 2N, P.virgatum_v5, whole genome shotgun sequence includes these proteins:
- the LOC120661401 gene encoding protein FAR1-RELATED SEQUENCE 6-like → MEEEDYSTESSNEEDAQEDGEKEGNAAENEVFKPVDIDPACLPKVGMIFDSEEDAFQFYVTYGCHAGFGITRRSNNTFDGFRYRSTFICSKGGQSRLRSGVTRPARKRGMKTGCKAKMIVKDAHFQNRWEVIVLELEHNHPLDPSLLKFNRHLKNSPFSLNPPRMSESEGPQSSSAVALSSRGGDTAVTSSALIEFKTKIDRNRKLKLAEGDLEALLGFLNKMQDQNPCFFYSLDMNEQGQLRNVFWADAKSRSSYNYFGDVVAINVTNFSDQYDMQFVSFVGTNHHAQPVLLGCGLLAGRSLGAYVWLFGTWLRCMNARPPHSIITNYCHDVAIAIKKVFPNARHRFCLSHILNELPEKLEEMESKDEVISAFITLAYDYVTMPDFDKEWQDTIQHFRLEGNEWLSKLYEVRMQWAPVYVKDSFWAGLSVMDRSDSVTDYFDGWLASGTSLKMFVEQYEEAVKDKLEKESYEDLRSSQMRPPMMTGLPVEDQAAKVYTAEIFQKFLNEIGHSFNCNYSILDRNDSVVTYIVSEHINQTTKVDYKVVYDNVEDDIWCLCQLFQSKGILCRHSLTVLRQELVLIIPPKYIIHRWCKDCKQTCASISQPVSASNQELGSYDDLYKLGHQYFAEVVEFGSMNSESKEYALSIMRGIRDKVISYEKSLRDQRVDSHVSTANFAYNPVNEDFTDDALPISLSTKGWDLTQGQSKRSRKKKLATPTVLDTLKKKTKRAYNKRRNATANTVNTVVSATDSVTDATNAQANPVNEGWPLTSAGAPETFSYGVETISFDLSQYSNAPSFHWPESSSRSQIQ, encoded by the exons ATGGAAGAGGAAGATTATAGCACTGAATCATCTAATGAAGAAGATGCGCAAGAAGATGGTGAGAAAGAAGGAAATGCTGCTGAGAATGAAGTCTTCAAACCTGTTGATATAGATCCGGCATGTTTGCCAAAAGTAGGGATGATATTTGACTCTGAGGAAGATGCCTTTCAGTTCTATGTGACATACGGCTGTCATGCAGGTTTTGGTATTACAAGAAGATCTAACAATACATTTGATGGTTTCCGCTATCGCTCTACATTCATATGTTCCAAAGGAGGGCAGTCTAGACTGAGATCTGGTGTGACAAGACCTGCAAGGAAGCGGGGCATGAAGACTGGCTGCAAGGCTAAGATGATAGTTAAGGATGCACATTTTCAGAACCGCTGGGAAGTAATTGTTCTTGAGTTGGAGCACAACCACCCGCTGGATCCGAGCTTGCTTAAATTCAACAGGCATTTGAAGAACTCTCCTTTCTCTCTAAATCCACCCCGTATGTCTGAATCTGAGGGGCCACAGAGCAGCTCAGCTGTTGCACTTTCAAGCAGAGGTGGTGATACTGCTGTAACTTCATCTGCACTGATTGAATTTAAAACCAAGATAGACAGAAATAGGAAATTGAAGCTTGCAGAAGGAGACTTAGAGGCCCTGTTGGGTTTTCTCAACAAAATGCAAGACCAAAACCCTTGTTTCTTTTACAGTTTAGATATGAATGAGCAAGGGCAGCTAAGAAATGTCTTTTGGGCTGATGCCAAATCGCGCAGTTCATACAATTACTTTGGTGATGTTGTTGCTATTAATGTCACAAACTTCAGTGATCAGTATGATATGCAATTTGTGTCATTTGTGGGGACTAACCACCATGCACAGCCAGTGTTACTAGGATGTGGTCTGCTTGCGGGTAGATCTCTTGGAGCATATGTGTGGCTTTTTGGTACATGGTTAAGATGTATGAATGCCAGGCCACCACATTCAATAATTACTAACTACTGTCATGATGTAGCGATAGCTATTAAAAAGGTTTTTCCTAATGCAAGACACCGTTTTTGCCTTTCCCACATCTTAAATGAGCTTCCTGAAAAGTTGGAAGAAATGGAAAGTAAGGATGAAGTTATTTCTGCATTCATCACACTGGCCTATGATTATGTTACTATGCCTGACTTCGACAAAGAGTGGCAAGATACCATCCAACATTTTCGCTTAGAGGGAAATGAATGGTTGTCTAAACTATATGAGGTCAGGATGCAATGGGCTCCTGTTTATGTGAAGGATTCATTTTGGGCAGGATTGTCTGTCATGGACAGAAGTGATAGTGTTACAGACTATTTTGATGGCTGGTTGGCGTCAGGAACCTCTTTGAAAATGTTTGttgagcagtatgaggaagctGTTAAAGATAAGTTAGAAAAGGAATCTTATGAAGATTTAAGATCATCGCAGATGAGGCCACCAATGATGACAGGGTTACCTGTGGAAGATCAAGCCGCAAAGGTGTACACTGCAGAAATCTTTCAGAAGTTCTTGAATGAAATAGGGCATTCATTTAATTGCAATTATAGTATACTTGACCGGAATGATTCAGTGGTTACATACATAGTTTCAGAGCATATCAATCAAACAACCAAGGTAGACTACAAGGTTGTTTATGATAATGTTGAAGATGACATATGGTGCCTCTGCCAGTTGTTCCAATCCAAAGGAATATTGTGCAGGCATTCACTCACTGTACTGAGACAGGAGCTTGTGCTGATTATTCCACCAAAATACATCATTCATCGCTGGTGTAAGGATTGTAAACAAACATGTGCTTCCATATCCCAACCTGTCTCAGCGAGTAATCAGGAACTAGGAAGCTATGATGATCTCTACAAACTTGGCCACCAATACTTCGCAGAAGTTGTGGAGTTTGGTTCTATGAACTCAGAATCAAAAGAATATGCTTTGTCAATCATGAGGGGAATCAGAGATAAAGTGATCTCATATGAGAAGTCACTAAGAGATCAAAGGGTTGACAGTCATGTTTCAACAGCCAACTTTGCATACAATCCTGTGAACGAGGATTTTACTGATGACGCGTTGCCCATCTCTCTTAGTACAAAGGGCTGGGATCTTACCCAAGGCCAGTCCAAACGTTCCCGCAAGAAGAAGCTGGCAACCCCAACTGTTCTTGATACcttgaaaaagaaaactaaaAGGGCATATAACAAGAGGAGAAATGCCACCGCAAACACCGTAAACACAGTGGTCTCTGCAACTGACAGCGTAACTGATGCCACAAAT gcCCAGGCGAATCCTGTAAACGAGGGATGGCCGTTAACGTCGGCTGGTGCTCCAGAAACTTTCTCTTATGGA GTGGAGACCATTTCATTTGATCTGTCACAATACAGCAATGCTCCAAGCTTCCATTGGCCTGAAAGTAGCAGCAGGTCTCAGATCCAATGA